The Mesorhizobium sp. M3A.F.Ca.ET.080.04.2.1 genome contains the following window.
GAGGCCGTGGCAGCGGCCAAGTACCCGGGCTCCGAAAAGTCGGTTACCGACACCATCAAGGACGCGGTCGGCACCATCGGGGAGAACATGGGCTTCCGTCGTTCGGCCAAGCTTGCGGTCGCGCACGGTGTCGTGGCGAATTATGTGCACAACAAAGTCGCGGACGGCCTCGGCAAGCTCGGTGTGCTTGTTGCTATCGAAACCACCGGCAATGCGGAGGCCGCAAATGCCTTTGGCCGCCAGGTCGCTATGCACGTCGCAAACTCCAATCCGGTTGCGCTGACGGCGGAAGAAGTCGATCCGGCACTGGTCGAGCGTGAGAAGGCAATCTTCTCCGATCAGGCGCGCCAGTCCGGCAAACCGGAAGCGATCATCGAGAAGATGGTCGAGGGCCGCCTGCGCAAGTTCTATGAAGAGGTCGTGCTCTTGAAGCAGGCCTTCGTGCTCAACCCCGACGTCACCGTCGAGAAGGCGCTGAAGGATGCCGAGAAAGAGATCGGCGCCCCGGCCAAGATCACCGGCTACGTGCGTTACGCGCTCGGCGAAGGCATCGAGAAGGAAGAGACCGACTTCGCGGCGGAAGTCGCGGCCGCGGTCAAGAAATAGCCCGAAGCACAGCAAGGCTAAGCAGCTCAGGCAACTCGGCCGGGTGTCCGCAAGGATGCCTGGCCGATTTTCGTTTTGGGGGGCGATGAATGCTCTGCCGGCTGTCCCCGCCGATCCCGGCAGAAGGCGACGCGGTCAGCATGGCAAATGATCGAAAAAGCCTGGTATTTTGCGCAAGGGCGCCGCGTGACATCGCGGCGGCCTTCGTGTATCGGGTCAACCCGTCATGCCAGCGCCGCCAGGCGAGGCGAGCAGTTTCCGCCTCCAGATTTGCCGCGCCGAGATTTTCGAGGAACCAGATGACGGTGAAGCCCCTCTATCGACGTGTCTTGCTGAAAGCTTCGGGCGAAGCGCTGATGGGGGAACAGCATTTCGGCATCGACGTTTCGGTCGTCGACCGTATCGCGGCCGATATTGCCGAGGCGCGCGCGCTGGGCATCGAGGTCGGCGTCGTCATCGGCGGCGGCAACATCTTCCGCGGTGTGGCCGTCGCCTCCAAGGGCGGCGACCGTGTCACCGGCGACCACATGGGGATGTTGGCTACCGTCATCAACTCGCTGGCGCTGCGCACGTCGCTGAACAAGATCGGCGTCGATGCCGTCGTGCTTTCGGCCATCGCCATGCCGGAGCTCTGCGAGAGC
Protein-coding sequences here:
- the tsf gene encoding translation elongation factor Ts, with the protein product MSISAAQVKELRDLTGAGMMDCKAALNETNGNMEEAVDWLRKKGISKADKKAGRTAAEGLIGVDAGVREAAIVEVNSETDFVARNAAFQEIVANVAKVALAYGATEAVAAAKYPGSEKSVTDTIKDAVGTIGENMGFRRSAKLAVAHGVVANYVHNKVADGLGKLGVLVAIETTGNAEAANAFGRQVAMHVANSNPVALTAEEVDPALVEREKAIFSDQARQSGKPEAIIEKMVEGRLRKFYEEVVLLKQAFVLNPDVTVEKALKDAEKEIGAPAKITGYVRYALGEGIEKEETDFAAEVAAAVKK